From one Triticum aestivum cultivar Chinese Spring chromosome 4B, IWGSC CS RefSeq v2.1, whole genome shotgun sequence genomic stretch:
- the LOC123090806 gene encoding eukaryotic peptide chain release factor subunit 1-3 has translation MSDSHETDKNIEMWKIKKLIKGLESARGNGTSMISLIMPPRDQVSRVTKMLGDEYGTASNIKSRVNRQSVLGAITSAQQRLKLYNRVPPNGLVLYTGTIVTDDGKEKKVTIDFEPFKPINASLYLCDNKFHTEALSELLESDDKFGFIIMDGNGTLFGTLSGNTREVLHKFSVDLPKKHGRGGQSALRFARLRMEKRHNYVRKTAELATQFFINPATSQPNVAGLILAGSADFKTELSQSDMFDQRLQCKILNVVDVSYGGESGFNQAIELSAEILANVKFIQEKKLIGKYFEEISQDTGKYVFGVDDTLKALEMGAVETLMVWENLDVNRFVLKHSATGEIIIKHLNKEGEADQSNFRDPSTNAELEVQEKTSLLEWFANEYKKFGCTLEFVTNKSQEGSQFCRGFGGIGGILRYQLDIRSFDDLDDDEGVYEDSD, from the coding sequence ATGTCTGATAGTCATGAAACCGACAAGAATATTGAGATGTGgaagatcaagaagctgatcaaGGGACTCGAGTCTGCTAGAGGCAATGGCACAAGCATGATCTCTCTGATTATGCCTCCACGTGATCAAGTCTCGCGTGTGACAAAGATGTTGGGTGATGAATATGGTACTGCTTCAAACATAAAGAGTAGAGTCAATCGTCAATCTGTTTTGGGAGCCATCACCTCAGCGCAGCAGAGGCTGAAGCTGTATAACAGGGTTCCCCCAAATGGACTAGTTCTTTACACTGGAACAATTGTTACTGACGATGGCAAGGAAAAGAAGGTTACAATCGATTTTGAGCCATTCAAGCCCATCAATGCGTCCTTGTACCTTTGTGACAATAAATTCCACACTGAAGCATTGAGTGAGCTCTTGGAATCCGATGACAAGTTTGGCTTCATCATTATGGATGGTAATGGAACTCTTTTTGGCACACTTAGTGGCAATACTCGTGAAGTGCTTCACAAGTTCAGTGTGGATCTCCCCAAGAAGCATGGAAGAGGAGGGCAATCTGCTCTGCGTTTTGCTCGCCTTCGGATGGAGAAGCGCCACAATTATGTTCGGAAAACAGCTGAACTTGCTACTCAGTTCTTCATCAACCCAGCTACCAGCCAGCCTAATGTTGCAGGACTAATATTGGCTGGTTCTGCTGATTTTAAAACAGAACTGAGCCAATCTGACATGTTTGATCAGCGCCTTCAGTGCAAGATACTTAATGTGGTTGATGTTTCATATGGTGGTGAGAGCGGTTTCAACCAGGCCATTGAGTTATCAGCTGAAATTCTAGCAAATGTGAAGTTCATACAAGAGAAGAAGTTGATCGGGAAGTACTTTGAAGAGATTAGTCAAGATACTGGGAAGTATGTCTTTGGAGTTGATGACACCCTGAAGGCTCTTGAAATGGGTGCTGTTGAAACTTTGATGGTGTGGGAAAACCTTGATGTCAATCGGTTTGTGCTTAAGCACAGTGCAACTGGAGAAATTATCATTAAGCATCTGAACAAAGAAGGTGAAGCCGACCAGAGCAACTTCCGTGATCCATCTACCAATGCTGAGTTAGAAGTCCAGGAGAAGACCTCACTTCTGGAATGGTTTGCTAATGAATACAAAAAGTTTGGGTGCACCCTTGAGTTTGTTACCAATAAATCTCAAGAGGGCTCGCAGTTCTGTAGAGGGTTTGGTGGCATTGGCGGCATCCTCCGCTATCAGCTGGACATTCGCTCCTTTGATGATCTTGATGACGACGAGGGTGTCTATGAAGACTCTGATTAG